A genomic window from Trueperella bialowiezensis includes:
- a CDS encoding DEAD/DEAH box helicase — protein sequence MNNDTQSGIVNTSGAHVREANEPAADIQGSAADLQLEGKTFADYGVSEEIVAALDAKGITHPFPIQALTLPVALKGSDIIGQAKTGTGKTLGFAIPMVEKVYGPDDEGWKSLAAPGKPQGLVVVPTRELAKQVAGDIRDIAGSRRVVEVYGGKAYEPQVKQLTKGAEIVVGTPGRIIDLNKQGTLDLSHAHTVVLDEADEMLDLGFLDDVERILASTPANRHTMLFSATMPGPVITMARRYMSQPTHIRAQAHDDDSATVKQVKQVVYRAHALNKSEVLARILQAKDRGLTIVFTRTKRTAARLADELEDRGFATGSLHGDLGQAAREQAMRAFRNGKIDVLVATDVAARGIDVDDVTHVVNYQCPEDEKTYLHRIGRTGRAGNKGTAITFVDWEDLPRWSVINNALNLGFPDPVETYHTSDHLYTDLDIDPEVTGRLPRSQRTRAGLDAEKIEDIGETGRRSDRRRGRGGRRGGRGGNRRRDADGKPRSQERRKRTRKRIRK from the coding sequence GTGAATAACGACACGCAGTCCGGAATCGTCAATACCTCCGGAGCACACGTCCGTGAAGCCAATGAGCCCGCAGCAGACATTCAAGGCTCTGCCGCAGACTTACAGCTCGAAGGTAAGACCTTCGCCGATTACGGGGTGAGCGAGGAGATCGTTGCCGCCCTGGATGCCAAAGGCATCACCCACCCTTTCCCGATTCAGGCGCTCACCTTGCCAGTGGCACTGAAAGGTTCCGATATTATCGGCCAGGCCAAAACCGGCACGGGCAAGACGCTCGGTTTTGCTATCCCCATGGTGGAAAAGGTCTACGGGCCAGATGATGAGGGCTGGAAGTCGCTGGCTGCGCCTGGCAAGCCGCAGGGCCTTGTGGTCGTGCCAACCCGCGAACTTGCCAAACAGGTAGCCGGTGACATCCGGGATATCGCGGGAAGCCGCCGAGTGGTAGAAGTCTACGGCGGAAAAGCTTACGAGCCGCAGGTCAAACAGCTGACCAAGGGCGCCGAGATCGTGGTGGGCACTCCCGGGCGGATCATCGATCTGAACAAGCAGGGCACACTCGACCTGTCGCATGCACACACCGTGGTGCTTGACGAGGCGGACGAGATGCTCGACCTCGGTTTCCTCGACGACGTCGAACGCATCCTCGCCTCCACCCCTGCCAATCGGCACACGATGCTGTTTTCTGCCACGATGCCCGGCCCGGTGATCACGATGGCCCGGCGTTACATGTCGCAGCCCACCCATATTCGTGCCCAGGCACACGACGACGATTCGGCTACCGTCAAGCAGGTCAAGCAGGTGGTCTACCGTGCACACGCGCTCAACAAGTCGGAGGTGCTCGCCCGTATCTTGCAGGCGAAGGATCGCGGGCTGACCATCGTGTTTACCCGCACGAAGCGCACTGCCGCCCGGCTTGCCGACGAGCTCGAAGACCGCGGTTTTGCTACCGGTTCGCTCCACGGTGATCTGGGGCAGGCCGCCCGCGAACAAGCCATGCGCGCATTCCGTAACGGGAAGATTGACGTGCTGGTAGCGACCGACGTGGCAGCCCGCGGTATCGACGTCGACGACGTCACGCACGTGGTCAACTACCAGTGCCCCGAAGACGAGAAAACTTATCTGCATCGGATCGGCCGCACCGGCCGCGCCGGTAACAAGGGAACGGCGATCACGTTTGTGGACTGGGAGGATTTGCCCCGCTGGTCCGTCATCAATAACGCCTTGAACTTGGGGTTCCCCGATCCTGTCGAGACGTATCACACCTCCGACCACCTTTATACCGATCTTGATATCGACCCGGAGGTCACCGGCCGGCTGCCACGTTCCCAGCGCACGCGTGCCGGGCTCGACGCCGAAAAAATTGAGGACATCGGGGAAACCGGTAGGCGCTCCGATCGGCGTCGTGGCCGTGGTGGGCGCCGGGGTGGGCGCGGCGGCAACCGCAGGCGTGACGCTGATGGCAAGCCGCGCAGTCAAGAGCGCAGAAAGCGCACTCGCAAGCGGATTCGTAAGTAA
- a CDS encoding DUF3107 domain-containing protein, with product MEVNIGIRNVQRELTLDVNLSAEEISNKVQAALDSNSALTLEDSEGKVVIVPSGAIGYVEYNEAQTRRVGFGF from the coding sequence ATGGAAGTAAACATCGGAATCCGCAACGTCCAGCGCGAACTCACACTGGACGTGAACCTCAGCGCAGAAGAGATCTCCAACAAGGTCCAAGCCGCACTCGATTCCAACAGTGCGCTCACGCTGGAAGATTCGGAAGGCAAAGTTGTGATCGTCCCCTCCGGTGCGATCGGGTACGTTGAATACAACGAGGCGCAGACCCGCCGGGTTGGCTTCGGTTTCTAA
- a CDS encoding ABC transporter transmembrane domain-containing protein yields MPDLFVGRRRFLLVGLAGIGLFQSVLTVVVALLTPNVLRNPSPTLALGLIAAALLIGLARIGERVFAEELGQDYVREVRRLLVTSALVPDKAINLGTTIARTTNDLTAVKNWVSLGISPIIVGVPLIGGVLVAMLLLEPAIGIIIALVLLVFAAILRGLAKPFLSSASNLRKVRGRMSGVVADTVTAGATIRQTGGVEREVQRIDKHSAKVQKAARGRALVSGTMRGLSASVTTVLSVLVAIVGTNFGATAAAITTAIFLAGILSAPITDLGRVLEYRQSYNAALRILEPLMDTARTYSDRSKRLEKENLRIRHRANPPGMSHSAVHAADLYDDAGPIPSLIAAPGSHIVLAGQSEERVTHVLNELTGLAESSAWVTIAGAHVGLMTPRQNRHLVGVADRDVALPRGTITRLIRYRVPNTDLDPVDLLRAVNLDGVVQALPHGVNTTLRRGGDPLTQSQRGLLKVGQAMAGTPPLLILKNIDDQLDPDGRAVLKEIIRDYPGTVVVRSSSPETILDHYDVWNVDELAPREVISTGRASASTRRWSVAHDTHPDGPFGPPVSISVLDRTETELLDETLPTGRDDDDE; encoded by the coding sequence ATGCCAGACTTGTTCGTCGGCCGCCGGCGATTCCTCCTCGTAGGGCTCGCCGGTATCGGCCTGTTTCAATCAGTATTAACCGTGGTGGTGGCACTGCTGACGCCGAACGTTTTACGAAACCCAAGCCCCACCTTGGCGTTGGGGCTGATCGCCGCCGCTCTGCTCATTGGCCTTGCTCGTATCGGCGAGCGGGTGTTTGCTGAGGAGCTCGGGCAGGACTACGTGCGCGAAGTGCGCCGCCTACTGGTCACCTCCGCGCTCGTACCGGATAAGGCGATCAATCTCGGAACGACGATCGCGCGCACCACGAACGATTTGACCGCGGTGAAAAACTGGGTCTCGCTCGGAATTTCGCCGATTATCGTTGGCGTGCCGCTCATTGGCGGGGTGCTCGTGGCAATGCTGTTGCTCGAGCCAGCAATCGGAATCATTATCGCGCTCGTGTTGCTCGTGTTCGCCGCGATATTACGCGGGCTGGCCAAACCTTTCCTGTCGTCTGCGTCGAACTTGCGTAAAGTGCGCGGCCGGATGTCCGGCGTCGTCGCAGACACCGTGACTGCGGGCGCTACCATCCGCCAAACCGGCGGCGTAGAACGCGAAGTGCAGCGCATTGATAAGCATTCGGCCAAGGTACAAAAAGCAGCTCGTGGGCGTGCACTCGTGTCTGGCACAATGCGAGGCCTATCTGCATCCGTGACGACTGTGCTGTCCGTGCTCGTCGCTATCGTGGGCACCAATTTTGGTGCCACAGCCGCAGCGATCACCACGGCTATTTTCCTTGCCGGCATTCTTTCCGCGCCGATCACCGATCTGGGCCGCGTGCTCGAATACAGGCAGAGTTACAACGCGGCGCTACGCATTTTGGAACCGCTCATGGATACGGCCCGCACGTATTCTGACCGCTCGAAGCGCCTCGAAAAAGAAAACCTGCGGATCCGGCATCGCGCCAATCCTCCAGGGATGTCCCACAGTGCGGTTCACGCGGCAGATCTCTACGACGACGCCGGGCCGATCCCCAGTCTCATCGCAGCCCCCGGTTCACATATCGTGCTTGCCGGCCAGTCCGAAGAACGGGTCACGCACGTGCTCAACGAACTGACCGGGCTTGCCGAGTCAAGCGCATGGGTCACCATCGCTGGCGCCCACGTCGGGCTGATGACACCGCGGCAAAACAGACACCTGGTCGGGGTAGCAGATCGCGATGTTGCCCTACCACGCGGCACGATCACACGCCTTATCCGCTACCGTGTGCCAAACACTGATCTTGACCCGGTTGACCTGCTACGCGCGGTGAACCTTGACGGCGTCGTTCAAGCGCTACCACACGGAGTGAACACTACGCTGCGGCGCGGCGGTGATCCGCTCACCCAGTCGCAACGCGGCCTACTCAAAGTTGGGCAGGCGATGGCGGGCACTCCCCCGCTGCTCATTTTGAAAAACATTGATGACCAGCTTGACCCGGACGGACGTGCCGTGCTCAAGGAGATTATTCGCGACTACCCGGGAACTGTTGTGGTTCGTTCCTCTTCCCCGGAAACCATTCTCGATCACTACGACGTGTGGAACGTTGACGAGCTCGCTCCTCGCGAAGTGATTTCTACTGGCCGGGCGAGCGCGTCGACCCGGCGTTGGTCGGTCGCACACGACACCCATCCCGATGGCCCCTTTGGCCCACCCGTATCCATCTCGGTGCTTGACCGTACCGAAACTGAACTATTAGACGAGACCTTGCCCACTGGACGTGATGATGACGATGAGTAA